A portion of the Chaetodon trifascialis isolate fChaTrf1 chromosome 7, fChaTrf1.hap1, whole genome shotgun sequence genome contains these proteins:
- the stk40 gene encoding serine/threonine-protein kinase 40 translates to MSKRRSSERGAGETSGRANKLQCPGISGSNAKRAGPFILGPRLGNSPVPSIVQCLARKDGTDDFYQLKILTLEERVDSAGETQEERQGKMLLHTEYSLLSLLHNQDGVVHHHGLFQDRAYEIVEDMEANKVRKMKKRICLVLDCLCAHDFSDKTADLINLQHYVIKEKRLSEREAIVIFYDVVRVVEALHKKNIVHRDLKLGNMVLNKRTHRITITNFCLGKHLVSEDDLLKDQRGSPAYISPDVLSGRPYRGKPSDMWALGVVLFTMLYGQFPFYDSIPQELFRKIKAAEYSIPEDGRVSENTVCLIRKLLVLDPQQRLTAGEVLESLSVIIASWQSVSSLSGPLQVVPDIDDQVNHPEHLQEAKVIEESSQYEFENYMRQQLLLAEEKNTIHEAKSFLTKRQFGSIPPVRRLGHDAQPVSPLDAAILAQRFLRK, encoded by the exons ATGTCCAAGCGGCGGTCGTCGGAGAGGGGAGCTGGAGAGACATCAGGCAGGGCCAACAAGCTGCAGTGTCCTGGGATATCCGGCAGTAACGCCAAGAGAGCCGGGCCCTTCATTCTTG GGCCTCGCCTGGGCAACTCACCAGTGCCCAGCATAGTGCAGTGTCTGGCCAGAAAGGACGGCACCGATGACTTCTATCAGCTCAAA ATCCTGACGCTGGAGGAGCGAGTGGACTCTGCAGGGGAGACTCAAGAGGAGAGGCAGGGGAAGATGCTGCTGCACACGGAATActccctcctttctctgttACACAACCAGGATGGGGTGGTGCACCACCACGGCCTCTTCCAG GATCGAGCCTATGAAATAGTGGAGGACATGGAGGCCAACAAAGTGCGCAAGATGAAGAAGCGGATCTGCCTCGTGCTGGACTGCCTGTGTGCTCACGACTTCAGTGACAAGACAGCAGATCTAATAAACCTCCAGCATTACGTCATAAAGGAGAAGCGACTGAGCGAGCGTGAGGCCATCGTCATCTTCTATGATGTGGTGCGTGTGGTGGAGGCCCTTCATAAG aaaaacattgtGCACAGAGACCTCAAGCTGGGAAACATGGTGCTGAACAAACG GACTCACCGAATTACCATCACCAACTTCTGCCTGGGAAAGCACCTGGTGAGCGAGGATGACCTGCTGAAAGACCAGAGAGGAAGTCCGGCCTACATCAGCCCTGATGTATTAAGTG GTCGGCCGTACCGCGGTAAACCCAGTGACATGTGGGCTCTTGGCGTGGTCCTGTTCACCATGCTTTATGGCCAGTTCCCCTTTTATGACAGCATACCTCAAGAGCTCTTCCGCAAGATCAAGGCTGCCGAGTACTCCATCCCAGA GGATGGTCGCGTGTCTGAGAACACAGTGTGTCTGATCCGAAAGCTGCTGGTGTTGGACCCTCAGCAAAGGCTTACTGCAGGAGAGGTGCTGGAGTCTCTCAGTGTCATCATTGCCTCGTG GCAGTCTGTTTCATCGTTGAGCGGCCCCCTGCAGGTGGTGCCGGATATTGACGATCAGGTCAATCACCCAGAACACCTGCAAGAG GCCAAGGTGATAGAAGAGTCTTCACAGTACGAGTTTGAGAACTACATGcgccagcagctgctgttggcTGAAGAGAAGAACACTATCCATGAGGCCAAGAGCTTTCTCACCAAGCGCCAGTTTGGCAGCATCCCACCTGTGAGGCGTCTGGGCCATGACGCCCAGCCTGTCAGCCCGCTAGATGCTGCCATCCTGGCACAGCGTTTCCTCCGGAAGTAG